The following nucleotide sequence is from Phycisphaerae bacterium.
TAGAGCGTGCGCGTCCCGGCGCCCTGGCCCTTACCGTCCTTGCTCACAGCAACGTCGTAGCCGATAAACAGAACGTGGTCGGCCCACTCCCGGACCCGCAGGCGGATGCTGGCCTTGCCCGACGTCGGGCTCTGAAGCCGCGGCTCGTAGCGCAGCCAATCCTCGCCGGCCGGGTTGGGGACGTTGCAGGTGCAATCGTGGCATACCAGCACGACGTTGCGCCCGGCCCGGCAGTGGCGGTCGAGGTCGGCCAGCAGGGGCAGGAACGTGTCGAACACGAACCCGTAGCCCTTGCCAAAGCCGTAATCCTCGATGCTTTTGCAGGCGTGGCCCTTCTCGTGTTTCACGTTGAGAAGTGTGTCGGCGACGGCCATCTCTTCAGCCTTCGTCAGGCTGTCGATCACGATGGCGTCGACGCCGTCCCATCCCGGCGCCTGAA
It contains:
- a CDS encoding ATP-binding protein — its product is MTAPTRPTIPAAPRPPVQAAATGVQFASVQSAGGHRVLLYGPGGIGKTTLAANFPGRVVFFDLDESLGRLRDIPQVQVVPNCHTWADLRAALQAPGWDGVDAIVIDSLTKAEEMAVADTLLNVKHEKGHACKSIEDYGFGKGYGFVFDTFLPLLADLDRHCRAGRNVVLVCHDCTCNVPNPAGEDWLRYEPRLQSPTSGKASIRLRVREWADHVLFIGYDVAVSKDGKGQGAGTRTLYPSELPHCMAKSRTCREQMQIAEGTADVWSAICGK